Sequence from the Haloarcula sp. CBA1127 genome:
ATCCCGTACCCGGCCCGGACATCTTCGAGAGAGAGTAGCGGGTCAGTCATTCTCGAACACCACCGAGGTACGCATCGCGGACGTCCTCGTTGTTTGCGATCTCTTCAGGTGTCCCGCTTGCGAGTTCTTCGCCCCGAGTAAGGACGGTAATCCGGTCCGAGACACGCATCACGAGGTCGATATCGTGTTCGATGAGCATCAGCGACCGGTCTGAGAGGACGTCATCGATAAGGTTCATTGTGGCCTGTGTTTCCTCGCTACTCATGCCGGCGGTTGGTTCGTCAAGCATGATGAGATCGGGGTCTGTCGCCAGTACGAGACCCAGTTCGAGGCGACGCTGGTCGCCGTATGCCAGTGCCTCTGCGTGCTCGTCAGCCCGGTCTCGAAGGCCGATCTGCTCCAGTACCGTCCCAGTTTGCTTCGTAATCTCGTCGAAGCCGTTCTTATCACGGAACAGTGCCTCGCCGGAGTTGATCTCGTCACTGTGGACGGACTGGGCTGCCAGACGCACGTTTTCTCGGACGGTGAGGCCGCCGAAAACATTCGTAATCTGGAACGACCGCCCCAGTCCGCGGCCGACCCGTTCGTGTGGCGCGACGTTTGTGATATCCTCACCTTTGAACCGAACGACACCTTCTGACGGCGATAGTGCGCCAGTGATGAGATTAAACGTCGTTGTCTTCCCGGCCCCGTTTGGCCCGATAACGCTCCTGAACTCACCATCCGCAACCGACAGCGACACGTCGTCAACGGCGGTGAGCTTACCGAATCGCTTCGTCAGTCCGTCCGTTTCGAGTACAGTCTCAGTCATCGCTTCTCACTTCCGGCTCATCCATATCTACGGACCCATCCGTGTTGTTGGCCGTCTCCAGTCGCTGTGCGACGAGGGACGGAATCGATACGATACCACGTGGGACGAACAGCACGAACAGGATGAACATCGTCCCGATAATAAGCCGCCACTGGTTGGTGTACGACGAAAGGAATTCTTCGGCGCCGAAGAAGACACCGGAGCCGATCATGGGACCGTACAGTGTGCCCATCCCACCGAACAGCGCAATGACGATGACCTCCCCTGAGTGGATCCAGTTGAGTGTCTGGTCCGGTGAAATGATGACAGTCGACGGACTGACGGCGAGGAGGCCGCCGGCCAGTCCAGCCATGCCGCCGCTGATGACAAACGCCCGGCGCTTGTATCTGTTGACGTCGTACCCGATAAACTCCGCTCGCTCTTCGCTTTCCCGAATCGACTGCAGAACACTGCCAAAGGGCGCGTTCATCATGCGCCGGGCGAACAGGAACGACAGCACGGCGATGAGCAGGGCGAGATAGTAGAACACGAACTGCTGTCCGAGTTCGTAGCCGAGGAGCCCGAACTCGATGTTCGAGAGCGACGCCCCAACAGTACCGAGTCCGAGGAACGCCTCGAAGCCGAGCAGGCCGTCGCTCCCGCCGGTAAAGTCGAACTTGAACACAGCGCTGTAGAGCAGCTCCGCGAACGCCAGCGTGATCATGGCGAAGTACACGCCGGAGACCCGAATCGAGAGGCTGCCGACGATCCAGGCCAGGGCGGCACAAATGAGAATCGCTCCGAGTAACACGACAAAAACCGACTGCGAGTAGTGCAACATGACGAGCGCAGCGGTGTATGCGCCGACGCCGTAGAACATCGTGTGGCCCAGCGGGACCAGGCCGGCATAGCCCATCACGATATCGAGACTCAGTGCGAAGATAGCCCAGATGAGGATCTCGTTGAGGACGACGAGGTAGTACTGATCCCCCATGAACAGAATCGCGATCGGGGCAAGCGCGAGCGCGACAACGGCGATGCCGCCGAGCCGTACCCGTGTGCTGTCTGCCAGTACCCCGCCGTACCCGCCGACGAGAATTTCGCCTTCGCCGTCTGACTCTTCACCCCGCGTTCCGAACAATCCCTGCGGTTTCACGAGCAACACCGCAATCATAAGCAGGTACACGGTCAGGCCTTCGAGATTGGGGACGCTCAGCGTCGTATCACCGAACGTGGCCAGGATAGTCCCATTGTAGGCCCGCATCAGCGTCTGGACGACACCGACGAGTAACCCACCGAAGACGGCCCCCCTGAAGCTACCGAGGCCACCGAGGACGACGACAACGAATGCCGGAATAATGACGCTGTTCCCCATCCCGGTGTTCACGTTCTGGTAGCCGCCAAGGACAATCCCGGCGACGGCGGCGAGCGCTGCACCGACGCCAAAGACCAGCGTGTAGTACTGGTCGATGTCAATGCCGACGTTCCGAACCATCTCGCGGTCCTGCGACCCGGCACGGATGATCATTCCGTACTTTGTCCGGTTCAGCAGGTACCACACCACTACCGCGAGCAACGCTGCGAAGACGATCATGAAATAATTATACACAGACACTTGGACGCCCAGTATGGATACTGGTTGGCTCAGATACTCCGGGACAGCTAGCTGCCGTTGCTGTGTCCCCCAGATAAGACGGATCGCGTCATTGATGACGAGCACAAGTCCGAACGTCAGGAGAATATGATACAGCGGGTCGCGGCCATACAGCGGCCGGACAGTCGTTCGCTCGATAGCGGCACCGATGAGACCAACGACGACCGGTGCAACCACTATCGCGATCCAGAACCCAGTCCCCGCACCGAACGGCGCAATGATGCTCAGAGAAAAGTACGCACCGAGTGCGAACAGTTCGCCATGGGAGAAGTTGATCACGTCCATGACGCCGAAGATGACTGACAGTCCGGCGGCTAGCAGGACATACACCATCCCCAGGGTGAGGCCATTCAGCAGTTGTTCGATGAAGTCGGCAGCAACCATTGTGCTACCTACATCTCACAGCCGAGGTCACTGGCTGGTGGCAGCGTCTCCGAACCCGGGACCTGCTCAAGGAGTTCGACATCCGCTGAGCCACCATCGCCTTCGACGATTTCAGCCATCCACGTCGGATTCGTGGCCTGATGGTCGCTCTCCCGAAGCGTAATGTCCCCCAGTACTGTTGTGAACGTGCCACCTTCGAGGGCGTCTCGGACATCTCCCGGTTCGGTGCTCCCAGCCTCGTGCATTCCCTTGGCCATCAGCCGCATCGAGTCGTAGCCGACGCGGGCGAAGTTGCCGGGGTCTCTGTCGTTCTCACTGGAGTAGGCCTCAACGAACGCCTGATTGTCTCCCGTCTCGAGCGAGGGGTCGTACCGGGCGCCGCCAAAGGTGCCAACGCTGTTCGACCCAGTCCCGGCACGGACGCTCTGGAACGTCTGGGTCGGTCCAACAACAGCAATCTGGTCGGTGAGGCCCTGGTCCGCGGCCTGATTGGTGAAGTTCACCAGATCACCACCGGTCATCCCCAGCACGACCACGTCAGCGTCGGAGTTGCTGATCTGCGTGATGAAAGAGCCGTAGTTGCTTGCACCCAGCTCCGACGTTGATGTCCCGACTTCGGTGTAGTCGTCGCTGGCACTTTCCATACGCCTGCTCGTGCGGTTGTACACCGAGTCGCCGTACGCGTAGTCCGCGTAGTGGAACC
This genomic interval carries:
- a CDS encoding ABC transporter ATP-binding protein, whose translation is MTETVLETDGLTKRFGKLTAVDDVSLSVADGEFRSVIGPNGAGKTTTFNLITGALSPSEGVVRFKGEDITNVAPHERVGRGLGRSFQITNVFGGLTVRENVRLAAQSVHSDEINSGEALFRDKNGFDEITKQTGTVLEQIGLRDRADEHAEALAYGDQRRLELGLVLATDPDLIMLDEPTAGMSSEETQATMNLIDDVLSDRSLMLIEHDIDLVMRVSDRITVLTRGEELASGTPEEIANNEDVRDAYLGGVRE
- a CDS encoding ABC transporter permease; protein product: MVAADFIEQLLNGLTLGMVYVLLAAGLSVIFGVMDVINFSHGELFALGAYFSLSIIAPFGAGTGFWIAIVVAPVVVGLIGAAIERTTVRPLYGRDPLYHILLTFGLVLVINDAIRLIWGTQQRQLAVPEYLSQPVSILGVQVSVYNYFMIVFAALLAVVVWYLLNRTKYGMIIRAGSQDREMVRNVGIDIDQYYTLVFGVGAALAAVAGIVLGGYQNVNTGMGNSVIIPAFVVVVLGGLGSFRGAVFGGLLVGVVQTLMRAYNGTILATFGDTTLSVPNLEGLTVYLLMIAVLLVKPQGLFGTRGEESDGEGEILVGGYGGVLADSTRVRLGGIAVVALALAPIAILFMGDQYYLVVLNEILIWAIFALSLDIVMGYAGLVPLGHTMFYGVGAYTAALVMLHYSQSVFVVLLGAILICAALAWIVGSLSIRVSGVYFAMITLAFAELLYSAVFKFDFTGGSDGLLGFEAFLGLGTVGASLSNIEFGLLGYELGQQFVFYYLALLIAVLSFLFARRMMNAPFGSVLQSIRESEERAEFIGYDVNRYKRRAFVISGGMAGLAGGLLAVSPSTVIISPDQTLNWIHSGEVIVIALFGGMGTLYGPMIGSGVFFGAEEFLSSYTNQWRLIIGTMFILFVLFVPRGIVSIPSLVAQRLETANNTDGSVDMDEPEVRSDD
- a CDS encoding ABC transporter substrate-binding protein, which gives rise to MSSEGTSPDSTVGIDRSRRQFIAAAGAAGALGLAGCQGGSTGGESAVTVASLNPMTGPFSSLGPGQRTGAELAVTEINNNDDYDFEFELVTGDTETEAGAAQSEAQRVVQEEGAEFVFGAISSSVALGLNDFAAQSEHIYFPGGAAVPITGSACNEWVFRFETNTAQIAEAISSYSVNNLGNNVWFHYADYAYGDSVYNRTSRRMESASDDYTEVGTSTSELGASNYGSFITQISNSDADVVVLGMTGGDLVNFTNQAADQGLTDQIAVVGPTQTFQSVRAGTGSNSVGTFGGARYDPSLETGDNQAFVEAYSSENDRDPGNFARVGYDSMRLMAKGMHEAGSTEPGDVRDALEGGTFTTVLGDITLRESDHQATNPTWMAEIVEGDGGSADVELLEQVPGSETLPPASDLGCEM